A DNA window from Amphiprion ocellaris isolate individual 3 ecotype Okinawa chromosome 8, ASM2253959v1, whole genome shotgun sequence contains the following coding sequences:
- the ttll9 gene encoding probable tubulin polyglutamylase TTLL9 isoform X2, which produces MVSASMSKYKTSGYKGSCDYGKSDEREGRSCVRYKCGLLNTIQDVLRQRSNWVEVKDDGEWDFNWCDVGWLRENFGHTYMEEHVRINHFRNHYELTRKNLMVKNLKRYQKNLERDIGRIEASRCDFFPCTFALPSEYHLFVEEFNRSPGSTWIMKPYVPLKAWLYRDGFARFSGTRFSLSSIDDKYMHLTNVSVQKTAPDYDPEKGCKWQMQQLRRYLTAKHGREMVETLFKEMDNIFVRSLLSVQNVIINDKHCFELYGYDILLDQNLKPWLIEVNASPSHTPSSQEDYEMKCRLLEDTLNVVDMEGRLTGKEKRVGGYDLMWNDGPVYREDVNLQTSGSSCFTANTHLGCVNDREKQLRQLLKPFPYQKKM; this is translated from the exons ATGGTGTCGGCCTCCATGTCCAAGTACAAG ACATCCGGATACAAAGGTTCATGCGACTATGGCAAAAGTGATGAGCG GGAGGGGAGAAGTTGTGTGCGTTACAAGTGTGGCCTCCTCAACACCATACAAGATGTTCTACGCCAAAGATCGAACTGGGTCGAGGTCAAAGA TGATGGAGAGTGGGACTTCAACTGGTGTGATGTGGGTTGGCTCAGGGAGAACTTTGGTCACACATACATGGAGGAACATGTACGAATAAACCACTTTCGCAATCATTATGAG CTGACTCGCAAAAATCTCATggtaaaaaatctgaaaagatACCAGAAAAACCTTGAAAGGGATATAGGCCGCATAGAGGCATCCAGATGTGATTTTTTCCCCTGCACCTTCGCGCTACCCAGCGAATATCATCTGTTTGTAGAGGAGTTCAATAGAAGTCCTGGAAGCACCTGGATCATGAAGCCG TATGTTCCCTTGAAGGCCTGGCTGTATCGAGATGGCTTCGCCCGCTTCTCAGGCACTCGCTTTTCCCTCAGCAGTATTGATGACAAGT ATATGCACCTCACCAACGTGTCTGTTCAAAAAACAGCACCTGACTATGATCCCGAAAAG GGTTGTAAGTGGCAGATGCAACAGCTCCGAAGATACTTGACAGCAAAACATGGCAGAGAGATGGTGGAAACCCTGTTTAAAGAGATGGATAACATCTTTGTCCGCAGTCTACTGAGTGTGCAGAACGTCATAATAAATGACAAACACTGCTTTGAGCTCTATGGGTATGACATACTACTGGATCAGAACCTCAAACC GTGGCTAATTGAGGTGAATGCCTCCCCATCACACACACCCAGCAGCCAGGAGGATTATGAGATGAAGTGCAGACTGTTGGAAGACACTCTGAATGTTGTAGATATGGAGGGAAG GCTGACTGGCAAAGAGAAAAGGGTTGGGGGCTATGATCTCATGTGGAACGATGGACCTGTCTATAGAGAGGATGTAAACCTACAAACATCTGGCAGTTCATGTTTCACTGCCAACACACACTTAG GGTGTGTGAATGACAGAGAGAAGCAGCTTCGCCAGCTTCTGAAACCGTTTCCATACCAGAAGAAGATGTAA
- the ttll9 gene encoding probable tubulin polyglutamylase TTLL9 isoform X1 encodes MVSASMSKYKTSGYKGSCDYGKSDEREGRSCVRYKCGLLNTIQDVLRQRSNWVEVKDDGEWDFNWCDVGWLRENFGHTYMEEHVRINHFRNHYELTRKNLMVKNLKRYQKNLERDIGRIEASRCDFFPCTFALPSEYHLFVEEFNRSPGSTWIMKPVAKSQGKGIFLFRKLKDIMDWKKDGTRSEEQKDVAQVENYVAQRYIENPYLINGRKFDLRVYVLVSSYVPLKAWLYRDGFARFSGTRFSLSSIDDKYMHLTNVSVQKTAPDYDPEKGCKWQMQQLRRYLTAKHGREMVETLFKEMDNIFVRSLLSVQNVIINDKHCFELYGYDILLDQNLKPWLIEVNASPSHTPSSQEDYEMKCRLLEDTLNVVDMEGRLTGKEKRVGGYDLMWNDGPVYREDVNLQTSGSSCFTANTHLGCVNDREKQLRQLLKPFPYQKKM; translated from the exons ATGGTGTCGGCCTCCATGTCCAAGTACAAG ACATCCGGATACAAAGGTTCATGCGACTATGGCAAAAGTGATGAGCG GGAGGGGAGAAGTTGTGTGCGTTACAAGTGTGGCCTCCTCAACACCATACAAGATGTTCTACGCCAAAGATCGAACTGGGTCGAGGTCAAAGA TGATGGAGAGTGGGACTTCAACTGGTGTGATGTGGGTTGGCTCAGGGAGAACTTTGGTCACACATACATGGAGGAACATGTACGAATAAACCACTTTCGCAATCATTATGAG CTGACTCGCAAAAATCTCATggtaaaaaatctgaaaagatACCAGAAAAACCTTGAAAGGGATATAGGCCGCATAGAGGCATCCAGATGTGATTTTTTCCCCTGCACCTTCGCGCTACCCAGCGAATATCATCTGTTTGTAGAGGAGTTCAATAGAAGTCCTGGAAGCACCTGGATCATGAAGCCG GTGGCAAAATCTCAAGGCAAAGGGATTTTCCTGTTCAGGAAACTGAAAGACATTATGGATTGGAAGAAG GATGGCACACGCTCAGAGGAACAGAAGGATGTTGCCCAAGTGGAAAACTATGTGGCACAACGCTATATAGAAAACCCCTACCTAATAAACG GCAGGAAGTTTGATCTGAGAGTGTATGTGCTGGTATCATCA TATGTTCCCTTGAAGGCCTGGCTGTATCGAGATGGCTTCGCCCGCTTCTCAGGCACTCGCTTTTCCCTCAGCAGTATTGATGACAAGT ATATGCACCTCACCAACGTGTCTGTTCAAAAAACAGCACCTGACTATGATCCCGAAAAG GGTTGTAAGTGGCAGATGCAACAGCTCCGAAGATACTTGACAGCAAAACATGGCAGAGAGATGGTGGAAACCCTGTTTAAAGAGATGGATAACATCTTTGTCCGCAGTCTACTGAGTGTGCAGAACGTCATAATAAATGACAAACACTGCTTTGAGCTCTATGGGTATGACATACTACTGGATCAGAACCTCAAACC GTGGCTAATTGAGGTGAATGCCTCCCCATCACACACACCCAGCAGCCAGGAGGATTATGAGATGAAGTGCAGACTGTTGGAAGACACTCTGAATGTTGTAGATATGGAGGGAAG GCTGACTGGCAAAGAGAAAAGGGTTGGGGGCTATGATCTCATGTGGAACGATGGACCTGTCTATAGAGAGGATGTAAACCTACAAACATCTGGCAGTTCATGTTTCACTGCCAACACACACTTAG GGTGTGTGAATGACAGAGAGAAGCAGCTTCGCCAGCTTCTGAAACCGTTTCCATACCAGAAGAAGATGTAA
- the fam217ba gene encoding protein FAM217B, whose protein sequence is MGPIMQERTASTTLKRVVSKEKIRVKNTENSGPVTSSKKGNKTKKAVGQMKNGLPGPGQDKDTMTAVYRGAQSKGVRVKSGAARNTSKASSPEDEEGDLRPQLRKHSSAHRKEEKRENLRVPQCSGELHQSRGGMGKNRRALSLPLSPISGLRHMPAHPLTHSPALTPDMLQQHHNHKEEDTDSASDLSDSERLPVLPSPCTPCTPCTPPHLNLRAEVINTLDFPPDIPGPHGVMGNEDESEKPSYSYPDFLPPPFNSWSLRQLAVFLHTEGRGAPRPKPVGPLEKYLERLLQLEWLQIQTVQAESSRPPGSRLRPQGFPSATAAHPPRPHTAPSSRLNSPKGLRHSQRAFPFAPVNNPPSPASAQHQMSRYPVCPHCHIRYPLCNGSCSAYAYQRHSRLSPLLERRARPGAPAKRSSSETRATSTEGRSPGAQGGSGGGAQTPVSPSAGRSHLRHMQAAGNARKQTQESGTNPNSKGPVRKSRVRANSETDVKKEPSGTKATSAEKRVFVASKRDIITSKREEKDWQRTEAAGQASKTAMKRAAKDPSSLSKAPLSSKQNGKTKNVHFVAK, encoded by the exons ATGGGGCCCATCATGCAGGAACGCACCGCATCCACGACACTCAAACGCGTCGTTTCCAAAGAGAAGATTCGggtaaaaaatactgaaaacagcGGACCAGTAACCAG TTCAAAGAAAGGCAACAAGACGAAGAAAGCAGTGGGCCAAATGAAAAATGGCCTCCCAGGACCAGGTCAGGATAAGGACACAATGACAGCAGTGTACAGG GGTGCACAATCCAAAGGGGTCAGGGTCAAGTCTGGAGCTGCACGGAACACAAGCAAAGCCTCCAG CCCTGAAGACGAGGAGGGAGATTTGAGACCTCAACTCCGCAAACACTCCTCTGCTCACAGGAAGGAGGAGAAACGAGAAAATCTCCGAGTGCCACAGTGCAGCGGCGAACTCCACCAAAGCCGCGGGGGGATGGGGAAGAATCGGCGAGCCCTGTCCCTGCCTCTCTCCCCCATATCAGGGCTGCGACACATGCCGGCTCACCCCCTCACACACTCCCCGGCCCTCACTCCAGATATGCTGCAGCAGCACCACAACCACAAGGAGGAAGACACTGACAGTGCCAGCGATCTGTCCGACTCCGAGAGGCTGCCTGTGCTGCCCTCCCCCTGCACCCCCTGCACCCCCTGCACCCCTCCACACCTCAACCTCCGGGCCGAGGTCATCAACACTCTTGACTTCCCCCCGGACATCCCAGGACCCCACGGGGTGATGGGAAATGAGGACGAGAGTGAAAAACCAAGCTACAGTTATCCCGATTTCCTGCCTCCTCCCTTCAACAGCTGGAGCCTGAGGCAGCTGGCGGTGTTTCTTCACACAGAGGGTCGTGGTGCCCCCCGACCCAAACCTGTCGGGCCGCTAGAGAAGTACCTGGAgaggctgctgcagctggagtgGCTCCAGATCCAAACTGTGCAAGCAGAGAGCAGCCGTCCGCCTGGGAGCCGCCTGAGGCCACAGGGCTTCCCCTCTGCCACAGCTGCCCACCCGCCCAGGCCTCACACAGCTCCATCATCGCGACTCAACTCCCCTAAAGGCCTGCGACACAGCCAGCGAGCCTTCCCGTTCGCACCCGTCAACAACCCCCCATCTCCCGCCTCGGCCCAGCACCAGATGTCCCGCTACCCGGTCTGTCCTCACTGTCACATTCGCTACCCTTTGTGCAATGGAAGCTGCTCTGCTTATGCCTACCAGCGCCACTCCCGCCTCAGCCCGCTGCTGGAGCGCAGAGCCCGACCCGGGGCGCCAGCGAAGAGGAGCAGCAGCGAGACCCGAGCAACCTCCACGGAGGGCAGGAGCCCAGGGGCACAGGGCGGAAGTGGAGGAGGAGCCCAGACCCCAGTTAGCCCCTCAGCTGGAAGGAGTCATCTCAGGCACATGCAGGCCGCAGGCAACGCCCGTAAGCAAACCCAGGAGTCTGGCACAAATCCAAACAGCAAAGGTCCGGTGAGGAAAAGCCGTGTCAGAGCCAACTCTGAGACAGATGTTAAGAAGGAGCCCAGTGGCACCAAAGCAACCAGTGCAGAGAAGCGTGTCTTTGTTGCAAGCAAGAGGGACATCATCACCTcgaagagagaggagaaggacTGGCAGAGGACGGAGGCAGCAGGTCAGGCCTCGAAAACTGCCATGAAGAGAGCTGCTAAAGACCCGTCGTCTCTCTCCAAAGCCCCGCTTAGCAGTAAGCAGAAcggcaaaacaaaaaatgtgcacTTTGTTGCAAAGTAA
- the ppp1r3da gene encoding protein phosphatase 1, regulatory subunit 3Da: MEKGWFIGHDRIPPAKSDQQTPSSTASRPCMTINLTKMLRADKPNVEKKPIPIRPPSPRVSKPKEETLHRSPSCEPAPKPIIRQRSHSLPSATAKRKQCSNAGVRFVDSLGLDLEDVRLFKSGDDPFVPHHVTFRLLMGSEIADGKHLEISLPYMKPVFAQQPGDQPGFLYRLHEQKVCLERVSCFELGVIGITQVVNLDFEKDVTARYSFTEWKSCTETKASWMSTITKAWEGGGGQFSCDTFHFHLPVPPFLQPGALLEFAIRYRVCGAEYWDNNDGQNYKLVCQNYTLTVPKECEDSMVHFI, encoded by the coding sequence ATGGAGAAAGGTTGGTTTATTGGACATGACAGGATTCCCCCTGCAAAATCTGACCAGCAGACGCCCAGCAGCACTGCCTCGAGGCCTTGCATGACTATAAACTTAACCAAAATGCTTCGAGCTGACAAACCCAATGTGGAAAAGAAGCCTATTCCAATCCGCCCGCCAAGCCCCAGAGTCTCCAAGCCAAAAGAGGAAACACTCCACCGCAGTCCCTCCTGCGAACCAGCGCCCAAACCCATCATCCGACAGCGATCGCACTCTCTACCTTCTGCCACAGCCAAGAGGAAGCAGTGCAGTAATGCTGGAGTACGGTTTGTTGATTCCTTGGGGCTGGATCTGGAAGATGTTAGGCTTTTTAAATCTGGAGACGATCCGTTCGTGCCACATCATGTTACCTTCAGGCTGCTGATGGGTTCCGAGATAGCAGATGGGAAGCATCTGGAGATCTCCTTGCCATACATGAAGCCAGTTTTTGCCCAACAGCCTGGCGACCAGCCGGGATTCTTGTATCGTCTCCATGAGCAGAAAGTGTGCCTGGAGAGAGTCTCTTGTTTTGAATTGGGCGTCATCGGGATCACCCAAGTCGTCAACCTGGACTTCGAGAAAGATGTCACAGCTCGGTATTCGTTCACAGAGTGGAAGAGCTGCACAGAAACTAAGGCCTCTTGGATGTCCACCATCACCAAGGCCTGGGAAGGTGGAGGCGGGCAGTTTAGTTGCGATACATTTCATTTCCATCTGCCCGTCCCTCCATTCCTGCAGCCAGGAGCACTGTTAGAGTTCGCCATTCGATACCGAGTCTGTGGGGCTGAATACTGGGACAACAATGATGGACAGAATTATAAGTTAGTTTGCCAAAACTACACACTCACTGTGCCTAAAGAATGTGAGGATAGCATGGTGCACTTCATTTAG